The region tcttactgtatattgccagcctctctgctgtcggagcctctccaacgtgtcacctcatgcagtactggctttagccagcatatagcgccgttgtataatggcagaaaaagagtaagccccctaggaaaaccagaatacaaattggattggaaagggttaaaggcgttAGAAAAAAAGAGCACTACATGTTAGTAACAGTGCAAGAAATACATGAAAAATTTTCCATAACTCAACCCTGTTGTCCTTATTTTCAGGTATCTTGGAATCACCCGACCCCTGACCTACCCGGTGAGACAGAATGGGAAACGTATGGCTAAAATGATCCTGTGCGTCTGGCTCCTTTCTGCCTCCATCACATTACCTCCTCTCTTTGGTTGGGCTCAGAATGTAAACGATGACAAAGTTTGCTTAATTAGTCAAGATTTTGGCTACACCATTTATTCTACAGCTGTTGCCTTTTACATCCCCATGTCAGTCATGCTGTTCATGTACTACAGAATATTCAAAGCTGCTAAGCGGAGTGCAGCCAAACACAAGTTTAACGGATTCCCGCGATCAGAGGAAAGTGAAGGAATGTTTGCAGTAAATGGAGTGGTAAAAGTGCACAAAGAATCAGAAGAATGTACAAATCTGTCAAAATTACTGAAAAATGACAGGaaaaatatttccatttttaaaaGAGAACAGAAAGCTGCTACGACACTTGGGATTATCGTGGGAGCTTTCACTGTATGCTGGCTACCTTTTTTTATACTTTCAACTGCAAGACCGTTTATCTGTGGAACAGAGTGCAGCTGTATTCCTTTGTGGATGGAAAGGACATTTTTATGGCTCGGATATGCAAACTCTCTGATAAATCCTTTCATTTATGCCTTTTTTAACAGAGACCTAAGGACAACCTATCGAAATCTGTTACAATGCAGGTACAGAAATATCAACAGGAAGCTGTCAGCTGCAGGGATGCATGAGGCTTTGAAGCTTGCAGAAAGGCCGGATCATACCTTGTAAGAATACAACTGATAACGTTCTATATTATGTCTTCATGCAATGTATGCTTTACATGAATATTTATGAATGATGAGCATTTCTAGAGTATTTGAAATGCACCAAAAAGACCAAATAGGTCAAGTTTCTgtttgttagaaaaaaaaaaagtaaaaaactgaCTAAGGGTACTTCTACATGGGCCAATTGTTGACtaagtaattgctcaaaagagtgTAAATGGGACTCACTTGTTGGAGTGGCTTGGtcttaagctcacctaaaaatcaagcATCTGTTggcagttgttcatctaggatcgactgcctgtttgctCTGAATGGAGGTAGACagatggccagaagagatctccggtatGTTCCTCTTCCAAGCAGTAAGTGATTATCACTCTGGTGTAAAAGCACATGAGTAATAATTGTTGGGGCAGCCCTTATGGGGTGTTTGTCTAATTTAAGGAACACCTTTTTTTGCATCTTTGCCTTTCTAGCAAGACCCCTATTTATTAGCCAGAGTAGAGAGTGGCTACAAAGAATATCCCTAGCTCTACAGCCCATTGACACCGATAGTTGATTTCAGTTGAAacattgaaatgactaatttcCTCTCTTGTGGCACTGTagagaaattgaacacttgctgacaGGTTGCTCTTCCAATTACAGCTGAGGATTTCAAAAGCAGTTTATTTTGAGGGAACTCTTTAAACAAAAAGGCATTTTCTAAAGTGGACTTCCCCTTTAGGGTTACCCTTTTCATTCGCTCCCATAGCTTTCTGATTAGTGGGATTTCCAATCTGTATGATTCTGCTAAAGTTTATATCTCATTGTTTATTATAGTCACTGCAAGTTCTAAGCAGTAACAGAGGATAAAAAACCTGTAATATGTCTGGAGATAGAAACCTTGTTACAGAGGGCTATATGACAGATTGGGGATATGTTTGCTGATCATCTCACCAGTCGCTATGTCCTAGCATGCTGCACTTTCAACTATTACTATTTTGACATGCTTTGCTCTCTATCCAGATCATTTGCCCCACACCCATCTGCTCATAGTACAATTAGGTTCTTTTTTTGGCCAGGCTCATCTCACAACTCCTTGTCATTTGATTTGCTTATCTGTTCCACCACCACCAATCTATGTCTCACTAGTAGATAGTAAACAGAGGGACAGGATTGGGTAGCATTGAGTGGGTGTGACTACATAGCtgacagagaggaggaggagctgtgcTTGTGGGGATCAATGCTGGGAACGCCCCCAGACAGAAATCTGAATGAAGGACCTAAGGCACAACAAGAATTAGAATGTTTAAATGCATGAAAATGAAGACTCaatgcaaaaaacattttttctgagGGACTTAGTAAGGTATGTGTGTATTGACTTTTCATGTACACGggattccatagcctttaaagccCTTCTTGCACAGCTTAATGATGTTAGACAGATGTTTGTCTGAACCTTTGTTCATCAGATCATTGACGGATGTAAAGTGGGTAGTAATTAGCTTGAGTTATACTGTGTCAAAATTGATTAAAAATTGCTACACTAGGATCATTGCTATGGGAGGTGTTAAATTCTACTCTTTTTGCTATCTGCAACATAGCATTAGGCTAACATCTTGGTCCAACCTGTCCCTAGCTCTATAATCATAACAGATATAGAAGGACCTTGTATAGCTCTGTGTAAAATATATAACCTGTTCATTTCTGTTATAGCTATGCTTTTCTGTTTTACAATGACTGTATGTCCTCCAGGGTCAATGAAAACAAGCCTTAAATTGTGACATAGTAAATCAGCATAGTAAACTCACAAAAATTGGGAAATGGTAAGCTTAAACCTAAATATTAGGGTATTGCAAAAACAAGTTCAGCtcttactgcgaaattcgcagcgtttttttctgcaggggtctatgggacttgtaatgttaaaattgcgatagcgcaaaatcgcgatttcacggtaaactGCGattttgcgatttttaacattataagaccaatagacccctgcagaaaaaaaaacgctacggatttcgctgtgaaaaaaaaactgtagtgggtagtcaccctaatgcaGAAAAAAAGCTTATTTATCCAAGAGTTCAAAGGTACATGAAAAATCAAAAGAAACAGATGCAACGTATTTCAGTGCCAGGCTTATACCTTCTGTTTTAAGCCCAAAAAAGGTGCAAGCCTGGCACTGAAATGCATTGCATCTGCTTCTGTACCTACCATATGGAATACATCTGGGTTTTCCTGACTGGCACCATCCCATGTGTACGGGGATTGAGTGATTTtcacccccccccttctccccgtGGAGTAAGTTTGGATTTTAATCATCTCATTCACTTCAGTTTCATGCTTATTTCTCCTACACCTTCGAGTCATtggatatatatttttcatttttcaacaCTACTTATATGACCAAGGCCATTTAGGATCTTTAGGAAGTACACAGAGTGCTCTCCTATTGTGGATGCCCATCATCTAAACAGGGTGTCCAATCTGATAGCTGATTCATTCAAGGCTATCCAGGACCATAGTTGCAATGGTTTGTTCCCATTGGGCATTCCAGGCACATCAGGGGAGTCCTTTTTTGTCTGTTGTCTTGGGATATTGCATTTTCTTATCAGGATTTCAGAAGTTTATTTTGACTCTTCTTTGATTGCAACGTTAGTTTTAGCTCCAACATTCTGTGCTAGATTTCACAAATGGGCAAAGAAACTCTTTTGGGAACATCACTATCACAGAGAAAGAGTCCAAAAAATAACTTTGATTTGTTCTATTAAAATATTAACTAGGCCAACAACAAACACACAACAGGCAACAAACAAAGCCGGGACTCCACTTGTCCAATAATGGACCTTGGGGAGGATAACTGGAATCTACACACCGTCAACACACTTCTTGTATTTACAGTATGGCCAGGAGGGCAGTCTCCTGCGCCTTCACTTAGTGCATAAGATCACAAGAGGTGAAGTCAAAATCGGTGTGTACCGAAGAATCACACCAGACACGTTTATAATGGTCAGTACTAAGTGATAAACAAGGTGTAGGAATAACTCACTTAGAAGGTGTCTGCTAAAAACGTTGATTGATGCCTGTATGTTTGGCTATACATGTGTGCCTACATTAGGTGTACAGCACCTCCATTAGATCGATAATGGCTGGGTGTGGAGCAACCCCATAAACTTAGACTGGAGTACGGTTATCATTCCGACCATTGTTACTCAGCAGAAATAAGTCTATTAGAGAACCACATCAGGGTGACCGTATACCAATACTGTGAAAGGTTTGCCTATAGAGCAGTACAGTATACTCGGAAGACAACCCTCAATAGTGACCCTGGTGACAATCGCTCAGAAAACCAGAGTCAATAAGAGGGTATCCCCAAGGTGGCTGGATGCCAACTGGCAAAGATTAGAAAGGCACAGCAGAGGCCTGCGCTTGTAATTATAAGTTGGGGTCccaatcatttcaatgagagccagtCCTGTAATTACATGCTCTGGAcactacacaagggttggagcatctgcttccgctctgaccacTGTGTATTTGAGGTGCTGTCAACGGGTGCCCAATTACCTGATCGTCTGGAGATCTCAAGCATGGCACTGCCGGGACCGCGCTTGTGTAAGCAGCCCTGgcagcacaaaaagtacatttAAAAGTGCTGATACATGTGTTTAGCACGTGATTGTGCACGCTGCATAGCGCATATATGTCACGAGATAGCAagcgtatatatatacatacacaagtacttatagaaaataaaaaatctacaaataTGGTATTCTGACAGATAGAAATGAGCTTTACATAGGTAAAATGTCTCAGCTTTAAGGCAGATTCACAAAATTAGCGCCATACGCAGATAATAGAAgccatgaatttcaatggtttctctCACATTGCTTTTCTTTTACGTGCGCTCGAAAGAAAAAAACagtatgctctacttttgtgcacaacTGTGCACCAAAGGGTTCCATAAATATctatgggtgggggggggagttgcAAATGAACGTGCTATATTCAAGGGGATGCGCAATACCCTGTGCAATTCctctggaaaaagaacatatctggaactcctTAGTCTGTATAGCCATTTCATTTGGGGTGTGGTTGTGTCCTATGCACAAAAAGTCAggtaaaatacgctgatacacGCACAAAAAAGAGTTGTTCAAGGCGCAAATGCGTTGCGCTAAGGTGTGCGCAATtatgcatatgcccatgtgaagccatccTTGAGTTGTGAGCACTGTGTTCATAAGAAAAGATGAGAAGTGACAAAAATATGACTTGCTGATTCTGCTTGGATTAAACACAAGCGCAGTATGGGGAAAACAACTTCAGCTAATGACTCCTGCTAGAGCTGCATGCGTTTGACTGGATAATTAAGATTCTGTGTTCAGTTTACATTCCCATAAAATCTAGACACAATGCTTCTGGAAattcagggcaaaaacacatgggcgcatgcgttAATATGCTCGCCGCTATGTGGCGTATGAACCAGGTATTTTAATTCTTCCAGATTATTCATACTCTATACTATTgcgcaagagtttgaaaaaaaaagtgtgtagataggtcctgtctagagatgagcgaacctactcgttttgagtaattactcgatggagcaccgcgatttccgagtacttccgtactcgggtgaaaagattcggggggcgccgggggatgggcggaggcgtggcggagcagggggtagcagcggggaacaggggggagccctctctctctccctctccctcccccccccccccccactccccgggcaaccccccactcacccacggcgcccccccgaatcttttcgcccgcggcgctcgggcgaaaaaggggtgtggccgagtacgcttgctcatctctagtcctgtttagtattaactacgtgcgagaaagataaggcATGTCCTAAATTTTTTTCTGTGTACTATTAGCACACGAGAATCCTGATGGTGGAAACaaaacctttgaaatcaatggtttcgctttGTCCCGTTACGCAGCCACGAGTTTCACAGCTGCAAAGCGGAAGTAAAATGGGAAAACCTAAACTTATCATCATTACCATTTTCTGCATCCGTTTGGTGTTCTTTTTGAATACTTGTACCACATTTGCTTTGCACAATCAAATTGTATCGACTCTTATAGGACATGATCTGACAGTCATTAGAAGGAATTCTCTTAGATCTTGCAATGTTTGATCTCTTTGGTTTTTCGCTTTCCTATACAAAGCTGTGTTCAATATTTGTTCAACATTCTCCTGGTTCCATTTTGGATCCCAAGATTTCAGGTCCAGACATGTCATCTAACAGCATAGTTCTAACTATGtaactgctatatatatatatatatatatatatatatatatatatatatatatttttttttttattattattaaaagcaTTTTATTGAGCTTAAACATATAAACAAGGTATAGTTAATGACATTATAATCTCCCCTCGCATAGGGCAGATATAGTAATATATGGGAAAACCAAAGATAAACAAGTTccctaatttaaaaaacaaaactgtagttTATTATATACTTTGGCAGTATGTGATGGGgattaaataacaaaaaatattaaatgtttAACATAGAAACTTTATTTATTCAATTAgtcattttctgataacacattccctttaacaaaaGCAAGAAGGGTAAATGAAAAAACAATCAGGGAAAATAAAATAGAGAAGAAAGCAGAAATAAATAGAAGGAagggaagaaaagagagagaagaatGAAGGAAGAAGGTAGAGCGAGAGTAGTCTGTTGAGATTCAGTGCCAGATGGGAGGACATAAGCTATGCATGGGAAACAGATTTTCTAAGATTCATCTTGGGAAGCCAATAAATTGGAAGattatttttctttaattatgtataaatagttCTCACTTTTGCAAATGTAAGAAAGGATTGATTTCCCACCATAACTGTTACCTGCATCCTGGCTAAGAAGATACTGGAGACAAGTTTATTCAAGGCAAGCAGCAAATTTACTAAAGTTTCTCCTAAGATTTTTAGTATCCCAGAGACTGAACAACATCTAAAGGCGATAGCTACATTGGCTATACAGGGCCACCTAATATTATCTCATCAGAACTTTATAACAAGTTTCAAAAATGAGGGTGTTACAGGAGCTTCTGGAAGTGTTATTCCAAATAGTCTGCCAATCAGAATCAGTTAATTGGGAACCTATTCAGGATGCTTATAAATTGAGTGTGGTATGATTGAGGAAGAAGGCAAGATTAGATTTCAGAGATTATCCCGAGTCTTTGGGGTGTGACAGGCAACAGTATTCAAAGGGGGATAGCAATAGAGGACACAATCTGAGCCCTCACAATGCACAATTTTCTGgtgctatgtgcacaaaaaaagtcagtctgatagaaccattggttctctatgatgtgttcacatgtccgactTTTACAGGCTCAAAATCTTTGCAgctgaaaaagataggacatgcgtgcactgtACAGGTCTGTGCTGCGCATATTGAATCCCCGcgggcagtcccctcatcactgaacactgtgacagcactgtcacagtgttcagtgacaaggggactccccatggggatgaaagaatcccctgccacagctgtgacagctgtggcagaggattgcgatcttctcccattgctttcaatggggctggcgctacagc is a window of Eleutherodactylus coqui strain aEleCoq1 chromosome 4, aEleCoq1.hap1, whole genome shotgun sequence DNA encoding:
- the HTR7 gene encoding 5-hydroxytryptamine receptor 7, which translates into the protein MVIIINSSHIYSDIRSYVIEDLEDLSTSIMISGSFNPPLLKIIQDATTSSLLPTSSFVNENDTQCGKQILNYGHIEKLIIGAILSLITLLTIAGNCLVVISVCFVKKLRQPSNYLIVSLALADLSVAIAVMPFVSVTDLIGGEWIFGHVFCNVFIAMDVMCCTASIMTLCVISIDRYLGITRPLTYPVRQNGKRMAKMILCVWLLSASITLPPLFGWAQNVNDDKVCLISQDFGYTIYSTAVAFYIPMSVMLFMYYRIFKAAKRSAAKHKFNGFPRSEESEGMFAVNGVVKVHKESEECTNLSKLLKNDRKNISIFKREQKAATTLGIIVGAFTVCWLPFFILSTARPFICGTECSCIPLWMERTFLWLGYANSLINPFIYAFFNRDLRTTYRNLLQCRYRNINRKLSAAGMHEALKLAERPDHTL